One window from the genome of Caloenas nicobarica isolate bCalNic1 chromosome 21, bCalNic1.hap1, whole genome shotgun sequence encodes:
- the LOC135997005 gene encoding olfactory receptor 14A16-like, with protein MSNSSSITEFILLMFTDTRELQLLHFWLFLGIYLAALLGNGLIIITVVCDQHLRTPMYFFLLNLSLVDLGSITTTLPKSMANSLWNTRAICYTGCAAQVFLVVFLASAEYCLLTIMAYDRYVAICKPLHYGTLLGSRACVHMAAAAWASGFLYALLHTANTFSLPLCKGNAVDQFFCEIPQILKLSCSDTYLREVWFLVVSFLVVFSCFVFIFFSYVQIFRVVLRIPSDQGQHKAFSMCLPHLVVVSLFVSTVIFSHLKPTSISSPSLDLVVSVLYSVVPPAVNPLIYSMRNQELKDSVWQLMTGCFPKQ; from the coding sequence atgtccaacagcagctccatcacagAGTTCATCCTCCTCatgttcacagacacacgggagctgcagctcttgcatttctggctcttcctgggcatctacctggctgccctcctgggcaatggcCTCATCATCATCACTGTAGTCTGTGATCAGCACCTCCGCACCCCcatgtatttctttcttctcaacCTCTCCCTTGTCGACCTGGGATCCATCaccaccactctccccaaatccatggccaattctctctggaacaccagggccatttgctacacaggatgtgctgcccaagtgTTTCTGGTTGTCTTTTTAGCTTCAGCAGAGTATTGTCTCCTCACCATCAtggcctatgaccgctacgttgccatctgcaaacccctgcactacgggaccctcctgggcagcagagcttgtgtccacatggcagcagctgcttgggccagtgggtttctctatgctctgctgcacacggctAACACATTCTCACTACCACTCTGCAaaggcaatgctgtggaccagtttttctgtgaaattcccCAGATCCttaagctctcctgctcagacacctacctcagggaagtttggTTTCTTGTGGTTTCTTTCTTAGTAGTattcagctgttttgttttcattttcttctcctatgtgcagatcttcagggttgtgctgaggatcccctctgaccagggacagcacaaagctttttccatgtgcctccctcacctggtcGTGGTGTcgctgtttgtcagcactgtcatattttcccacctgaagcccacctccatctcctccccatccctggatctggtAGTGTCTGTTCTTTACTCAGTGGtacctccagcagtgaaccctcTCATCTACAgtatgaggaaccaggagctcaaggattcAGTGTGGCAACTGATGACTGGCTGTTTTCcaaagcaataa